Genomic window (Asticcacaulis excentricus CB 48):
GTTTGGAATCCCACGGGATGCGCTTGGTCATCACGGGCATGGCCCCCAGCACATAGACCTCGCTGTCGTCCTTGCGCACGCGCCACAGGGCGGGGCCGGGCAGGCGGGCCGTCACCACCACGTCGGTAATCCATTGATCGCCGTCCTGCATGGGGTGCGCTTCGCTGATCGTTTCCTGCGCGAAGGCCGCGGGCGCATTCAGGATCAGCGCAGCGAGACAAACGGATTTGAACATAGCGGGGCTCCTCTTCGGAGAGTCATTTGAGTCCTAACTCCGTGACCGCAATGGGGCGCGTCCGCTCAGTCGCCGCCCTTTGCTGTCAGATCAGCCTCGTCGGGGAGGTATGCCATGATGTCGCCCGGCTGACAGTCCAGCAGGAAACAAAGTTTTGACAAGGTATCAAAACGCATGCCCTTCACCTTGCCGGTGCGCAGCAGTGACATCTGGGTTTCCGAGATGCCGACCTGCGCCGCTAAATCCTTTGCGCGCATCTTGCGCCGCGCCAGCATCACATCAAGCGTTACATTGACCGGCATATCAGACGTACTGCTCCAGTTCCGCCGACAGGGCCTCGCGCGCCACCTGCAGCGTGCGGATACGCTGGCTTAGGCTAAACAGGATCAGGCCCAGACCTACAAAGATAAGGGTCAGCAGGACGTCATTTGCGACGCCGGGCT
Coding sequences:
- a CDS encoding helix-turn-helix domain-containing protein, yielding MPVNVTLDVMLARRKMRAKDLAAQVGISETQMSLLRTGKVKGMRFDTLSKLCFLLDCQPGDIMAYLPDEADLTAKGGD